A region of Paenimyroides aestuarii DNA encodes the following proteins:
- a CDS encoding chorismate-binding protein — MNNLFQKALAASTPFVLYRKPNNSQIVGWFQKNKMLHTTTKLTKSCFVFAPFHENEKIVFYPEDCDITHEFIDFSVEFSQDIPAQTNSFEREKHLLLVNKGIQAIHDGLMEKVVLSRKETVTIEQDKYPIYFQRLIKKYPTAFVYWFYHPNVGMWMGATPEQLVKINNNVVQTVSLAGTINQPNADLKNIIWGEKEQNEQQVVTDFIMNALKPLSNDLQATKPYSYQAGSLVHIKTDIAAVLKNTQDAYKAIEALHPTPALCGFPKQEAQKFIIENEGYNREFYGGYLGEWKFNNLDYSTKSDLFVNLRCMKLDKNQAYLFLGGGINKDSIPENEYEETVNKSKTIKSVL; from the coding sequence ATGAATAATTTGTTTCAAAAAGCACTTGCCGCAAGTACCCCTTTTGTACTTTACCGAAAACCAAATAATTCACAGATAGTTGGCTGGTTTCAAAAAAACAAAATGCTCCATACAACAACCAAACTCACAAAAAGCTGTTTTGTATTTGCACCTTTTCATGAAAATGAAAAAATAGTTTTTTATCCAGAAGATTGCGATATCACTCATGAATTTATCGATTTTTCTGTGGAATTTTCACAAGATATCCCTGCCCAAACCAATAGCTTTGAAAGAGAAAAACATCTACTTTTGGTAAATAAAGGCATTCAAGCTATTCACGATGGCTTAATGGAAAAAGTGGTTCTTTCGCGAAAAGAAACCGTTACAATTGAACAAGATAAATATCCGATTTATTTTCAAAGACTTATAAAAAAATATCCCACAGCTTTTGTATATTGGTTTTACCACCCCAATGTGGGCATGTGGATGGGAGCAACACCCGAGCAATTAGTAAAAATAAACAACAATGTAGTACAAACAGTTTCGCTGGCAGGTACTATTAACCAGCCAAATGCGGATTTAAAAAACATTATTTGGGGGGAAAAAGAACAAAACGAACAGCAAGTTGTCACCGATTTTATAATGAATGCTTTAAAACCGTTAAGTAATGACTTACAGGCAACCAAACCCTACTCTTACCAAGCTGGTTCATTAGTGCATATCAAAACCGATATCGCAGCGGTTTTGAAAAACACTCAAGATGCGTATAAAGCAATAGAAGCATTGCATCCAACTCCAGCATTGTGCGGGTTTCCTAAACAAGAAGCACAAAAATTTATCATCGAAAACGAAGGTTATAACCGAGAATTCTATGGTGGATATTTAGGTGAATGGAAATTTAATAATCTAGATTATTCCACAAAAAGCGATCTCTTTGTAAATTTGCGATGCATGAAACTAGATAAAAACCAAGCATATTTATTTTTGGGTGGCGGTATCAACAAAGACAGCATACCCGAGAACGAGTATGAAGAAACAGTAAATAAAAGCAAAACCATAAAAAGTGTTTTGTAG
- a CDS encoding alpha-2-macroglobulin family protein, with amino-acid sequence MKYFFTLLSFLFSTFLFAQDFSKDWQKVYELEKKGSYKTAYEAVQHLYKKAHRKKNEAEKTKAFIYTLKFKTQLAEVSTQDILNDITVEMNTSKGIYKEINRWYYIKTIANELNSSYNYYLNSHIKNTTEILPDDIEKWSAEHYKQVLNEQIDLLFQNEKLLKETKVHQIKPLIDYDFIDANLNQTVFEFFALNFITEYETAYYNLRFDDVMKISDFSDQFKSAKIIIEPSSDIRELFSKKSIELFQQLEDFYTKTNDDFNLDKVKFLRFTKNAQYIESFDQMNDLGKNLKTEFYKNRFKLEQATFFVRRANKNDHKDYYEKALQLTNEIRKQTTKNDVLDKAVALENTVKQTAFTISLLNEVYENEPVKYLINYKNLPKLHLAYYDIKKFPKQINDSIYKVITTTHQPVATMTIDLPEGVQYFSTSTEILGKQLPLGNYLLVAYQNENDLTIPQNVQYNTFKVSNVMVFNKSISQESLYDKDYGHILFYFVHPKTGKPYPNAAVTINAQRFTTNENGTVLFTKTENTTRVFHVQVFLANETYQTTVYEDWNKQYVSHYTNRSREYVEALFYTDRSIYRPGQEVQFKGILYQTKESGNEVVKNKSVQLIISDDNSDELETRTVTTNDMGSFSGTFRLPKNILTGDFEIDIEELDDYSGTDEESFWDDNNLNSKNLYFKVEEYKRPTFDVQVDEIKKNIYFNEEIELVGRAKSLAGGSVANAQVIVSINAGGYEYRDYFVKKDTIQTDASGAFNYKFVIPSQSKTDTIKKEHIKFSVDYHFEVTDNAGEVRGNRGNFFVANYATRIAVYGKNNLATNEKINLNVTSFTQNGDDVSVNGTVKIFKTLPPNRFYMQRSWQVPEMNSIDEETFRALFPYEAYNEADQKFTNEELVYEGNYTTQKDKKFIHDITNWQTGSYKVVFEIIDEKSKLPLTTSTTIEIINANEKLASNEAFKVTTHQTSSAKELVLQVHTAYEHTTLYLEILDTDAKLKTKVFPIAKGTQILKIPLANSNENTKIAYQWYFAKEHLMFNGEESYLLPQQQKTSENFVAQWEVWNNKLIPGSEYQWKLKLLSEQSKKPLQGEFLASMYDASLDMLHNRNWDTYVELFEKSISVDFGKINTKRLVTNNFYGLQTNFYYTQSFYNNQFNYFGYSFSDWMDTNYLEELPTDYFNEKSSYYQIEVRHAVTQQTISNALIYNIINANEFHTNAEGFGRVWGEKSQPIAITALGFKQARLQLKEHFTVVYLEPTNEPITQAVIDDFSNQIYQLYRLNRIYSHLKVDDSYSKEKEIKFVEEVLKNLPGVYSNNELSINVSLEESIDGDFKDSGSLIGGALKSNKGSGSGERFTVTSKTIEGRPNASFIQTLQGQVPGLNISTGTGQPGATDKVTLRGIGSINDNSNKPLVILDGVPVSTEQLSLMQSDIYDVTVLKDAGATAIYGNRGANGVIIITTKKAQEAAAHLEVPLRKNLSETAFFYPHLKTDKNGSVEITFKAPEALTEWKFRGVAHNNKAETIYTELLTRTQKDVMIQPNMPRFVRETDVVVLKARVSNTTSLPLQATAYLRLFNTITGEDLTDKIIKTDQLVPTTINGLSANTVSWSVEIPKEIEGLQYRISVKAGSFTDGEESVIPVLSNRTLITETAPIWQLGMQNKDYKLYNLLGNDSKTLKNHQFVVEVSHNATWLAMQSLPYLFDYQHNCNEQIFSKYFADVLATKVLNENESMVQLIAEWRKNPKSKLEENEDLKNVLLQETPWMKDLISNEEKKAQWAAYFDSNRLEKEATEIVRILGERQNPSGGFGWFSGGSENDYITQHILVTTAQLDKLGVKHFLATDVKNIVNKAHRFIDVKMQDQLKKQKEFSNQTAIDYAFVKSYYTKDFAIPSDVSKQLDQNLNNLKKNWVHESLQNKAKIALIAHRKGDTNWAKEILNQLNESAVIDETYGMYWKENSSQNYYYYNAAEVQALIIEAFKEIEQNETTIQKLNAWLLSQKLNKDWGTTKATTAAIYALLLSNSSEVAKTDKAIITLGNQTIKTNETAANQSDDLLGYQNYQWKSEEITNDFGAVSIKNKSEKPVFGGIYWQYFEDLSAVKEANNGILKISRKFYIENSDNKLQEISNETKLHLGQKVIIRLEIAAEKDMEFVHIKDVRAATFEPIDVLSGYKYENNLRFYQSTRDAATHFFIDYLRKGKYVVDYEVRLNNEGNFTSGISTIQSMYAPEHTAHTAGQTIKVDEM; translated from the coding sequence ATGAAATATTTTTTCACACTTCTGTCTTTTTTGTTCAGCACGTTTTTGTTTGCACAAGATTTTTCTAAAGATTGGCAAAAAGTTTATGAATTAGAGAAAAAAGGAAGTTACAAAACTGCCTATGAAGCGGTTCAGCATCTTTACAAAAAAGCGCATCGCAAAAAAAACGAAGCCGAAAAAACAAAAGCGTTTATTTATACTTTAAAGTTTAAAACCCAACTTGCAGAGGTTTCCACTCAAGATATTTTAAACGACATTACCGTAGAAATGAACACCAGCAAGGGTATTTATAAAGAAATAAATCGCTGGTATTATATTAAGACAATTGCTAATGAACTTAATAGTTCCTACAACTATTATCTAAATTCACACATAAAAAACACCACCGAAATACTTCCTGATGACATTGAAAAATGGTCTGCAGAACATTATAAACAAGTGTTGAACGAACAAATTGACTTATTGTTTCAAAATGAAAAATTGTTGAAAGAAACCAAGGTGCATCAAATAAAACCTTTGATTGATTATGATTTTATCGATGCCAATTTAAACCAAACTGTTTTTGAGTTTTTTGCGCTAAATTTTATAACGGAATATGAAACTGCTTATTATAATTTGCGTTTTGATGATGTAATGAAAATCAGTGATTTCTCGGATCAATTTAAATCAGCGAAAATCATTATAGAACCATCGAGTGATATTCGCGAATTATTTTCTAAAAAAAGCATCGAACTTTTTCAACAATTAGAAGATTTCTACACCAAAACAAACGACGATTTTAATTTAGATAAAGTTAAATTTCTACGATTTACAAAGAATGCACAATACATTGAAAGCTTTGATCAAATGAATGATTTGGGTAAAAACCTGAAAACCGAATTCTATAAAAATCGATTCAAATTAGAACAAGCAACATTTTTTGTACGCAGAGCGAATAAAAACGACCATAAAGATTATTATGAAAAAGCATTACAGTTAACAAACGAAATTAGAAAACAAACAACCAAAAACGACGTTTTAGATAAAGCGGTTGCTTTAGAAAACACCGTAAAACAAACGGCTTTTACTATTTCGTTGCTTAATGAGGTGTATGAAAACGAACCGGTAAAGTATCTCATAAATTATAAAAATCTGCCAAAGCTACACCTTGCTTATTACGATATTAAAAAATTTCCCAAACAAATAAACGATAGCATTTATAAGGTTATTACTACCACGCATCAACCTGTGGCAACAATGACTATTGATTTGCCAGAAGGTGTACAATATTTTAGTACATCAACCGAAATTTTAGGTAAACAACTTCCGTTAGGCAATTATTTATTGGTAGCTTATCAAAATGAAAACGATTTAACCATTCCTCAAAACGTGCAATACAACACGTTCAAAGTTTCCAACGTAATGGTTTTTAATAAAAGTATTAGCCAAGAAAGCTTATACGATAAAGATTATGGGCACATTTTGTTTTACTTTGTGCATCCTAAAACTGGTAAACCGTATCCAAACGCTGCAGTAACCATAAATGCACAACGTTTCACAACTAATGAAAACGGAACGGTTTTGTTTACAAAAACTGAAAATACCACGAGAGTTTTCCATGTTCAGGTTTTTCTTGCTAACGAAACCTATCAAACAACGGTTTATGAAGATTGGAATAAGCAATATGTTTCTCACTACACCAATCGAAGCCGTGAATATGTTGAAGCATTGTTTTATACCGATCGATCTATTTATCGCCCAGGGCAAGAGGTGCAATTCAAAGGGATTTTGTATCAAACCAAAGAAAGTGGTAACGAAGTGGTTAAAAACAAATCGGTTCAATTGATAATAAGTGATGACAATAGCGATGAGCTGGAAACCAGAACCGTTACCACAAACGATATGGGCTCGTTTAGCGGAACTTTTAGATTGCCTAAAAATATTTTGACTGGCGATTTTGAGATTGATATAGAAGAATTAGACGACTATTCAGGTACTGATGAAGAAAGTTTTTGGGACGATAATAATTTAAACAGTAAAAATTTATATTTCAAAGTAGAAGAATACAAACGCCCCACATTTGATGTGCAGGTTGATGAAATCAAGAAAAACATTTATTTTAATGAAGAAATAGAATTGGTTGGTCGGGCAAAAAGTTTGGCGGGTGGCTCGGTTGCCAATGCGCAAGTCATTGTATCAATTAATGCAGGTGGCTATGAGTACCGCGATTATTTTGTAAAGAAAGATACTATACAAACCGATGCTTCGGGTGCTTTTAATTACAAATTTGTTATTCCATCGCAATCGAAAACCGATACGATTAAAAAAGAACACATAAAATTTTCGGTAGATTATCATTTTGAAGTTACCGACAACGCAGGCGAAGTTCGCGGAAATCGTGGGAACTTTTTTGTAGCTAACTATGCAACACGCATTGCCGTTTACGGAAAAAATAATTTAGCGACCAACGAAAAAATTAATTTGAATGTAACTTCATTCACTCAAAACGGTGATGATGTATCGGTAAACGGAACCGTTAAAATCTTTAAAACCTTACCTCCAAATCGTTTTTATATGCAGCGTTCGTGGCAAGTACCCGAAATGAATTCCATAGATGAAGAAACATTTCGTGCACTATTCCCTTATGAAGCCTATAATGAAGCAGATCAAAAATTTACCAACGAAGAATTGGTTTATGAAGGAAATTACACCACACAAAAAGATAAAAAATTCATCCACGATATCACGAATTGGCAAACAGGCTCCTATAAAGTTGTTTTTGAAATCATTGATGAAAAATCGAAGTTGCCTTTAACCACTTCCACTACTATCGAAATAATAAATGCCAACGAAAAATTAGCATCCAACGAAGCTTTTAAGGTAACAACACATCAAACATCATCGGCTAAAGAGCTAGTTTTGCAAGTACACACGGCTTATGAACATACCACGCTTTATTTAGAAATTCTTGATACCGATGCAAAGCTAAAAACCAAAGTATTCCCGATTGCAAAAGGCACACAAATACTGAAAATTCCGTTGGCAAATAGTAACGAAAACACTAAGATAGCTTATCAATGGTATTTTGCAAAAGAGCATTTAATGTTTAATGGTGAAGAAAGTTATCTCCTTCCGCAACAACAAAAAACTTCCGAAAATTTTGTTGCTCAATGGGAAGTTTGGAACAACAAGTTAATTCCTGGTAGTGAATATCAGTGGAAATTAAAATTACTTTCTGAACAAAGCAAAAAACCACTACAAGGCGAGTTTTTAGCCAGTATGTATGATGCTTCTTTGGATATGTTGCACAATAGAAATTGGGACACATATGTGGAGCTTTTTGAAAAATCAATTTCTGTAGATTTTGGTAAAATCAACACAAAACGGTTGGTTACGAACAATTTTTATGGCTTGCAAACCAATTTTTATTACACGCAATCTTTCTATAATAACCAATTCAATTATTTTGGCTACAGCTTTAGCGATTGGATGGATACGAACTATTTAGAAGAGTTGCCTACTGATTATTTTAACGAAAAAAGCAGTTATTATCAAATCGAAGTGCGCCATGCAGTTACCCAGCAAACCATAAGCAATGCCCTTATTTACAATATAATAAACGCCAACGAATTCCATACCAACGCGGAAGGTTTTGGAAGAGTGTGGGGCGAAAAATCCCAACCAATAGCCATTACTGCCTTAGGTTTTAAACAAGCACGACTACAACTAAAAGAGCATTTTACAGTTGTTTATTTGGAACCAACCAACGAACCAATTACACAAGCGGTGATCGATGATTTTTCAAACCAAATCTATCAATTATACCGTTTAAACCGAATTTATAGCCATTTGAAAGTTGATGATTCCTATTCAAAAGAAAAAGAAATTAAATTTGTGGAAGAAGTATTAAAAAATCTTCCAGGAGTTTATTCTAATAATGAACTTTCAATAAATGTTTCTTTAGAAGAAAGTATTGATGGTGACTTTAAAGATTCGGGTAGTTTAATTGGTGGTGCTTTAAAAAGTAATAAGGGTTCAGGAAGTGGTGAAAGATTTACTGTCACATCAAAAACAATTGAAGGTCGTCCAAATGCTAGTTTCATACAAACATTGCAAGGACAAGTCCCCGGTTTAAATATTTCTACTGGTACAGGACAACCAGGAGCAACAGATAAAGTAACATTACGCGGCATTGGCTCTATTAATGATAATTCCAATAAGCCTTTGGTTATTTTAGACGGCGTTCCTGTAAGTACTGAGCAATTAAGTTTAATGCAAAGCGATATTTATGATGTAACTGTTCTAAAAGATGCGGGAGCAACGGCTATTTACGGCAATCGGGGTGCAAACGGTGTAATTATCATTACCACCAAAAAAGCACAAGAAGCCGCAGCTCACTTAGAAGTTCCACTACGAAAAAATTTAAGCGAAACGGCCTTTTTCTATCCTCATTTAAAAACCGATAAAAACGGCAGTGTGGAGATTACTTTCAAAGCCCCAGAAGCTTTAACCGAATGGAAATTTAGAGGTGTAGCACACAACAATAAAGCAGAAACAATTTATACAGAACTGCTTACCCGCACTCAAAAAGATGTAATGATACAACCCAATATGCCTCGTTTTGTACGTGAAACCGATGTGGTTGTTCTAAAAGCTCGTGTAAGCAACACCACCAGTTTGCCCTTACAAGCAACCGCTTATTTGCGTTTGTTCAACACCATTACGGGGGAAGATTTAACAGATAAAATCATTAAAACCGATCAGTTGGTTCCCACAACCATCAACGGACTAAGTGCCAATACGGTAAGTTGGTCGGTTGAAATTCCTAAAGAAATAGAAGGTTTGCAATACCGTATATCTGTAAAAGCGGGAAGTTTTACCGATGGGGAAGAAAGCGTTATTCCGGTATTAAGCAACCGTACATTGATTACCGAAACTGCACCTATTTGGCAACTGGGCATGCAAAATAAAGATTATAAACTATATAATTTGCTAGGAAATGATTCAAAGACCTTAAAAAATCATCAATTTGTTGTGGAAGTTTCGCATAATGCTACTTGGTTAGCTATGCAGTCATTGCCTTATTTGTTTGATTATCAACACAATTGCAACGAGCAAATTTTTTCGAAATACTTTGCAGATGTTTTAGCCACAAAAGTTTTAAACGAAAACGAATCGATGGTTCAATTGATTGCGGAATGGAGGAAAAATCCTAAATCAAAATTGGAAGAAAATGAAGATTTGAAAAACGTATTGCTTCAAGAAACTCCGTGGATGAAAGATTTAATTTCAAACGAAGAGAAAAAAGCACAATGGGCAGCCTATTTTGATAGTAATCGATTGGAAAAAGAAGCCACCGAAATTGTAAGAATCTTAGGCGAGCGTCAAAATCCTTCGGGTGGTTTTGGATGGTTTTCGGGTGGATCTGAAAATGATTATATCACCCAGCACATCTTAGTTACAACAGCACAATTAGATAAATTGGGTGTAAAACATTTCCTTGCAACTGATGTGAAAAATATCGTGAACAAAGCCCACCGATTCATCGATGTGAAAATGCAAGATCAACTTAAAAAACAGAAAGAATTTTCAAACCAAACTGCAATTGATTATGCTTTTGTGAAAAGTTATTATACAAAAGATTTCGCAATTCCTTCCGATGTATCCAAACAATTAGATCAAAACCTTAACAATCTAAAGAAAAATTGGGTGCATGAATCGCTTCAAAACAAAGCAAAAATAGCCTTAATTGCGCACAGAAAAGGCGATACAAATTGGGCTAAAGAAATTTTAAATCAACTGAACGAAAGTGCGGTGATCGATGAAACCTATGGCATGTATTGGAAAGAAAACAGCAGTCAAAATTATTACTATTACAACGCAGCCGAAGTTCAGGCACTAATCATTGAGGCTTTTAAAGAGATTGAACAAAACGAAACAACTATTCAAAAGTTAAATGCGTGGTTGCTCAGTCAAAAATTAAACAAAGATTGGGGCACCACCAAAGCAACCACAGCTGCCATTTATGCCTTGTTGTTATCAAATTCAAGTGAAGTAGCAAAAACAGACAAAGCAATTATCACTTTAGGAAATCAAACCATAAAAACCAACGAAACCGCTGCAAATCAGTCGGATGATTTGTTGGGCTACCAAAATTATCAATGGAAATCCGAAGAAATAACGAATGATTTTGGAGCTGTATCCATCAAAAACAAAAGCGAAAAACCAGTTTTTGGAGGCATCTATTGGCAATATTTTGAAGATTTGAGTGCCGTAAAAGAAGCAAACAATGGAATTTTAAAAATTTCTAGAAAATTTTATATAGAAAATTCGGACAACAAATTACAGGAAATTTCAAACGAAACCAAACTGCATTTAGGCCAAAAAGTAATTATTCGATTAGAAATTGCTGCCGAAAAAGACATGGAATTTGTACACATTAAAGATGTACGCGCAGCAACTTTTGAACCGATTGATGTGCTGTCTGGCTACAAATATGAAAACAATTTGCGCTTTTATCAATCCACACGCGATGCTGCCACGCATTTCTTTATTGATTATTTAAGAAAAGGCAAATATGTGGTTGATTATGAAGTGCGATTGAACAACGAAGGAAATTTTACCAGCGGTATTTCAACTATTCAAAGCATGTATGCACCCGAACACACAGCTCACACAGCAGGGCAAACTATAAAAGTTGATGAAATGTAG
- a CDS encoding SDR family oxidoreductase codes for MDFSQKMLRDDALKGKVIIVTGGGSGLGKAMTTYFLELGAKVAITSRDIEKLQNTAKELEEKTGGTCLPIACDVRHYDQVENMLQQVLSAFGKVDVLLNNAAGNFISPTERLSANAFDTIIDIVLKGSKNCTLALGKHWIDKGEKNKTVLNIVTTYAWTGSGYVVPSATAKAGVLTMTRSLAVEWAKYGIRMNAIAPGPFPTKGAWDRLLPGNLKDQFDITKQVPLRRVGNHQELANLAAYLVSDFSQYINGEVVTIDGGEWLQGAGEFNMLENIPKELWDMLEQMIKAKGSK; via the coding sequence ATGGATTTTTCACAAAAAATGTTACGCGACGATGCGTTAAAAGGTAAAGTTATTATTGTAACAGGTGGTGGCAGCGGTTTGGGTAAAGCCATGACCACCTATTTTTTAGAGTTGGGTGCAAAAGTTGCCATTACTTCTCGCGATATTGAAAAACTACAAAATACGGCAAAAGAATTAGAAGAAAAAACAGGCGGAACATGTTTGCCAATAGCTTGCGATGTGCGTCATTACGATCAGGTAGAAAATATGTTGCAACAGGTTTTATCTGCGTTTGGAAAAGTGGATGTTTTGCTGAACAACGCTGCGGGTAACTTCATCTCTCCTACCGAACGTTTATCGGCAAATGCTTTTGATACTATTATCGACATTGTTTTAAAAGGAAGCAAAAACTGTACACTTGCTTTGGGAAAACATTGGATTGACAAAGGCGAAAAGAACAAAACCGTTTTAAATATTGTTACAACTTATGCTTGGACAGGTTCGGGCTATGTAGTACCAAGTGCAACTGCAAAAGCAGGGGTGTTGACAATGACACGCAGTTTGGCAGTGGAATGGGCTAAATACGGAATTCGCATGAATGCCATTGCTCCAGGACCTTTTCCTACCAAAGGTGCTTGGGATCGTTTATTGCCGGGTAATTTAAAAGATCAGTTTGATATTACTAAACAAGTGCCATTAAGACGCGTAGGTAATCATCAAGAATTGGCGAATTTAGCTGCTTACTTAGTTTCCGATTTTTCACAATACATCAACGGCGAAGTGGTAACAATTGACGGAGGTGAATGGTTGCAAGGTGCCGGCGAATTTAATATGCTGGAAAATATTCCAAAAGAATTGTGGGACATGCTGGAACAAATGATTAAAGCAAAAGGGAGTAAATAA
- a CDS encoding ATP-dependent nuclease, giving the protein MFKKISISGLRGFSQKSEFILSIPNDKLGSGLTILVGPNNSGKSTIIEAFKALNSIKSYNKPSFTEGKRNKIANDRVEIILENVNANNIILKTSSHGGSEIETIENDLIAKDVNIFVIKSRRTFEPYFIKNSWSRNDFFQNDTFESQRSANYNNFSYRLFNINKSPDEFNKVLSKVLNPLPNWTIDQSDNGNYYIKFNYDNHYHSSEGAGEGLLSIFTIIDALYDSKEGDIIVIDEPELSLHPSLQRKLSELLLEYSATRQIVISTHSPYFISWESLINGGSLARVIRKNKGTQINQIESNQIDSIRSLLGNLFNPHTLGTDAKEIFFLEDNLILVEGQEDVIYLKKIIELLNLNISANFFGWGIGGAGNLDKILDLLKKLGYEKISVILDKNMEVEIEKISKKYEEYQFQVIPTNDIRDKDATTEKPKVEGLIDKSGKNVKEQYIKDIKIIFENVNNYNS; this is encoded by the coding sequence ATGTTCAAAAAAATTTCAATTTCTGGCTTAAGAGGCTTTTCTCAAAAAAGCGAGTTTATACTTAGTATTCCAAATGATAAATTGGGAAGTGGTCTAACAATATTAGTTGGTCCAAACAACTCCGGTAAATCAACTATTATTGAAGCCTTTAAAGCTTTAAATAGTATAAAAAGTTATAATAAACCAAGTTTTACTGAAGGTAAGAGAAATAAAATTGCTAATGATAGAGTTGAGATTATTCTGGAGAATGTTAATGCAAATAATATAATTTTAAAAACCTCAAGTCACGGAGGAAGTGAAATTGAAACAATCGAAAATGATCTAATTGCAAAAGATGTAAATATTTTTGTAATAAAATCACGGAGAACTTTTGAACCTTATTTTATAAAAAATAGTTGGTCTAGAAATGATTTTTTTCAAAATGATACTTTTGAAAGTCAGAGAAGCGCTAACTACAATAATTTCTCCTATAGACTTTTCAATATAAATAAAAGCCCGGACGAGTTTAATAAAGTTTTGTCAAAAGTATTAAACCCTTTACCTAATTGGACTATAGACCAATCAGATAATGGGAATTACTATATTAAATTTAATTATGATAACCATTATCATAGTAGTGAGGGGGCAGGAGAAGGCTTGTTAAGTATTTTTACAATAATTGATGCTTTATATGATTCGAAAGAAGGCGATATTATAGTAATTGATGAACCTGAACTTTCATTACATCCAAGTTTACAAAGAAAATTATCTGAGTTATTGCTAGAATATTCAGCTACCAGACAAATTGTTATCTCTACCCATTCACCATATTTCATAAGTTGGGAATCATTGATTAACGGAGGTTCCCTAGCAAGAGTTATTAGAAAAAATAAGGGTACTCAAATAAATCAAATAGAGTCAAATCAAATTGATTCCATAAGAAGTCTATTAGGAAACTTATTCAATCCACACACTCTTGGAACAGACGCTAAAGAGATATTTTTTCTAGAAGACAACTTAATTCTCGTTGAGGGTCAAGAAGATGTGATATATTTAAAAAAAATAATAGAATTACTAAACCTTAATATTTCAGCTAATTTTTTTGGCTGGGGTATTGGAGGAGCGGGTAATCTGGATAAAATTTTAGATTTATTAAAAAAACTAGGCTATGAAAAAATTAGCGTAATCTTAGATAAAAATATGGAAGTAGAAATTGAGAAAATTTCAAAAAAATATGAAGAATATCAATTTCAAGTAATCCCTACTAATGATATTAGAGACAAAGATGCTACAACTGAAAAACCAAAAGTAGAAGGATTAATTGATAAGTCTGGTAAAAACGTAAAAGAACAATATATTAAGGATATCAAAATAATATTTGAAAATGTAAATAATTATAATTCATAA
- the bshB1 gene encoding bacillithiol biosynthesis deacetylase BshB1 → MKLDILAFGAHPDDVELGCGGTIAKEVSLGKKVGIIDLTQGELGTRGSAAIRAEEAAKASTILGVAFRENLKFRDGFFVNDEAHQLEIIKKIRQYQPEIVICNAIDDRHIDHGKGSKLVSDACFLSGLRRIETSLNGVIQTEWRPKLVYHYIQWKNIEPNFVVDISQFMQHKIDAVMAYSTQFYDPDSKEPLSPIATKNFTESIEYRAKDLGRLVFVDYAEGFTVERYVAVNALTDLK, encoded by the coding sequence ATGAAATTAGATATATTGGCTTTTGGTGCACATCCTGACGATGTGGAATTGGGTTGCGGCGGAACCATTGCAAAAGAAGTATCCTTAGGAAAAAAAGTAGGTATTATTGATCTAACCCAAGGGGAATTAGGAACGCGCGGTTCGGCAGCAATCAGAGCAGAAGAAGCGGCAAAAGCATCAACTATTTTAGGAGTAGCATTTCGCGAAAATCTAAAGTTTAGAGATGGTTTTTTTGTAAACGATGAGGCACATCAATTAGAAATCATAAAAAAAATACGTCAATACCAACCCGAAATTGTTATTTGCAATGCAATTGATGACCGCCATATTGACCACGGAAAAGGAAGTAAATTGGTTTCAGATGCCTGTTTTTTATCGGGATTAAGACGCATTGAAACTTCATTGAACGGAGTTATTCAAACCGAATGGCGACCAAAATTGGTGTATCACTACATACAATGGAAAAATATTGAACCAAATTTTGTAGTAGATATTTCCCAATTTATGCAACACAAAATAGATGCAGTAATGGCATATAGTACGCAGTTTTATGATCCCGATTCTAAAGAACCGCTTTCGCCTATTGCTACAAAAAACTTTACAGAAAGCATCGAATACCGCGCAAAAGACTTAGGAAGATTGGTTTTTGTTGATTATGCAGAAGGTTTTACAGTAGAGAGATATGTGGCTGTCAACGCCTTAACAGATTTGAAATAA